A window of the Acetobacteraceae bacterium genome harbors these coding sequences:
- a CDS encoding sel1 repeat family protein, translating to MYLLGERVKQDSVEALKWLKKSVLYGNTEAFKWFQKSAEQGNAEAQKELGLMYKVGHGVRQSYAEADNWFEKSVEQSSDKEKEKTATYEIAVEYDFDKNYAEALKWYQQSAAQGNAMAQYVLGELYAGDDRGVHRNFAQAKEWYGKACDNHLEKGCEAYARLNKSGF from the coding sequence ATGTATTTGCTAGGAGAGCGTGTTAAGCAAGATTCTGTGGAGGCCTTAAAGTGGCTGAAGAAGTCGGTTCTATACGGAAATACGGAGGCTTTTAAATGGTTTCAAAAATCTGCGGAACAAGGCAATGCGGAAGCTCAAAAAGAGCTTGGTCTAATGTATAAAGTTGGGCATGGTGTTCGACAGAGCTATGCAGAGGCTGATAATTGGTTTGAAAAATCAGTAGAACAATCTTCTGATAAAGAGAAAGAAAAGACGGCTACCTATGAGATAGCTGTTGAGTATGACTTTGATAAGAATTATGCAGAAGCATTAAAATGGTATCAACAATCGGCAGCACAAGGTAATGCAATGGCTCAATATGTGTTAGGAGAGTTGTATGCAGGTGATGATCGTGGTGTTCATCGGAACTTTGCACAGGCGAAAGAATGGTACGGGAAAGCCTGCGATAACCATTTAGAAAAAGGTTGTGAAGCCTACGCTAGGCTTAATAAATCGGGTTTTTAG
- a CDS encoding DNA cytosine methyltransferase, protein MDLFAGIGGLRLGFQFAFPEAKCVFSSEWDKNAQITYEVNFEEKPHGDITKIKAEDIPQHDVLLAGFPCQAFSVAGYRKGFEDEKGRGNLFFEIVRILEHHAPKVIFLENVKNLKTHDNGNTIKVIYRELKRLGYFVKDSVLNAMEVGNLPQNRERIFIIGFLEEKICDAFQFPKKQPLTQSIHACLVSGKVDEKYFYNKNALYSTLQESIVSRDTLYQWRRKYVRENKNNVCPTLTANMGMGGHNVPLILAKKGIRKLTPRECANFQGFPKSYILPPLADSHLYKQFGNSVAVPVIEAIAKQIKDVL, encoded by the coding sequence ATTGATTTATTTGCAGGGATTGGCGGTTTACGTTTAGGATTTCAGTTTGCCTTTCCAGAGGCTAAATGTGTTTTTTCTTCTGAGTGGGATAAAAATGCACAAATCACTTATGAAGTTAATTTTGAAGAAAAACCTCATGGAGACATAACGAAGATTAAAGCAGAGGATATTCCTCAGCATGATGTGCTTTTGGCAGGTTTCCCTTGTCAGGCATTTTCTGTCGCAGGTTATCGAAAAGGGTTTGAAGACGAGAAAGGAAGAGGGAATCTTTTCTTTGAAATCGTTAGGATTCTTGAACATCATGCGCCAAAAGTCATTTTCCTTGAGAATGTTAAAAATCTAAAAACCCATGATAACGGGAATACCATTAAGGTCATTTACCGTGAGCTAAAGAGACTTGGCTATTTTGTGAAAGATAGTGTCTTGAATGCGATGGAAGTGGGCAATCTTCCACAAAATAGAGAACGTATTTTTATTATAGGTTTTTTAGAGGAAAAAATATGCGATGCTTTTCAATTTCCAAAAAAACAGCCCTTAACGCAGTCAATCCATGCTTGTTTGGTAAGCGGTAAGGTAGATGAGAAATATTTTTATAATAAAAATGCTCTCTATAGCACTTTACAGGAAAGCATTGTCAGTAGAGATACGCTTTATCAGTGGCGTAGAAAATACGTCAGAGAGAATAAAAATAATGTATGTCCAACTTTAACGGCTAATATGGGTATGGGCGGACATAATGTTCCGCTGATTTTAGCCAAAAAAGGGATTAGAAAATTAACGCCGAGAGAATGTGCAAATTTTCAAGGTTTTCCTAAAAGTTATATTCTTCCTCCGCTGGCAGATTCACATCTATATAAGCAGTTCGGAAATTCAGTTGCTGTTCCTGTAATTGAAGCCATAGCAAAGCAGATTAAAGATGTTCTTTGA
- a CDS encoding NAD(P)-dependent alcohol dehydrogenase: protein MRAAVLVEKDVIKLEERPVPKPDPDQVLIKVASVTVCASDVHYYKHGRIGDYIVDKPLILGHEVSGVIVDVGSKIPKSRIGERVAIEPQRPCRVCDQCSAGRYNLCPEMEFYATPPIDGAFCDYVLIQSPFAYKLPDEISFDEGALIEPLSVGIWACEKGGVTLGSRVLITGAGPIGILTAFAAKGFGASEIIVSDPQPERRAQIMKLGAATSVIDPAKEKLDGLEVDAFIECSGAVMAIRSGIKAVRRAGAIVLVGMGADEVPLPLPVIQDRELILTGVFRYARTWPMAIDMIKSKRIDLSKIVTSHFNLDQTKEALDKAQDPTSIKVAVTPK, encoded by the coding sequence ATGCGTGCCGCCGTTTTGGTGGAAAAAGATGTGATTAAGCTTGAGGAGCGCCCCGTTCCCAAGCCAGACCCTGATCAGGTGCTGATTAAGGTCGCCTCTGTCACCGTCTGCGCCTCGGACGTGCATTATTACAAACATGGGCGGATTGGCGATTATATTGTCGATAAGCCCCTCATTCTCGGCCATGAAGTCTCTGGCGTCATTGTCGATGTCGGGTCGAAAATCCCCAAATCCCGTATCGGGGAAAGGGTTGCGATTGAGCCGCAGCGTCCCTGCCGTGTGTGCGATCAATGCAGTGCCGGCCGTTATAATCTCTGTCCCGAAATGGAATTTTACGCCACACCGCCAATCGATGGGGCGTTTTGCGATTATGTGCTGATTCAATCGCCTTTTGCCTATAAATTGCCTGATGAAATCTCCTTTGATGAGGGAGCGCTGATTGAACCGCTTTCTGTGGGGATTTGGGCCTGTGAAAAAGGCGGTGTCACGCTTGGCTCTCGTGTATTGATTACAGGGGCTGGCCCGATTGGGATTTTAACCGCCTTTGCAGCCAAGGGCTTTGGCGCTTCGGAAATTATCGTCTCTGATCCCCAGCCAGAACGCCGTGCGCAGATTATGAAGCTCGGCGCAGCCACCAGTGTCATTGACCCAGCCAAAGAAAAGCTGGACGGGCTGGAGGTCGATGCCTTTATCGAATGTTCTGGCGCTGTGATGGCAATCCGTTCAGGGATTAAAGCCGTCCGCCGTGCCGGTGCGATTGTGCTGGTCGGTATGGGGGCGGACGAAGTGCCCCTCCCCCTCCCTGTCATTCAGGATCGGGAGCTGATTTTAACGGGGGTTTTCCGCTATGCCAGAACGTGGCCGATGGCGATTGATATGATTAAAAGCAAGCGGATTGATTTATCCAAAATCGTCACCTCGCATTTTAATTTAGATCAAACCAAAGAGGCCTTAGACAAGGCGCAAGACCCGACCTCTATCAAGGTTGCCGTCACCCCGAAATAA
- a CDS encoding sel1 repeat family protein has translation MNNSHSLHHPHPLKEKLKKDWRFHLYFAGFLLMVGFMASAGIVSSMRGQHAAKPESIESAAVAPPVQDTDDDPEETQAEAELPENLKIMAKTYRAAAKKGDVIAQYELGKLYFQGKGVHQNVRMSATWWKKAADKNYLPAVIALGKLYAHDHKDVLEEDNLPGPKVGMKSNSKMAFKFYQNAADLGDAEGENLVAVAFSEGRGTRKDMKEAVKYWKKAAEKGQKDAMKSLIKAYQSGKGIKKDSEKAAYWQKKLDHGDKGQKDDD, from the coding sequence ATGAACAACTCTCATTCTTTGCATCATCCCCATCCTTTAAAGGAAAAGCTGAAGAAAGATTGGCGCTTCCATCTTTACTTTGCAGGGTTTCTTTTGATGGTTGGTTTTATGGCTTCTGCGGGCATTGTTTCCAGTATGCGGGGACAGCATGCGGCAAAGCCAGAGAGTATTGAGTCGGCTGCGGTTGCACCGCCTGTTCAAGACACAGATGACGATCCAGAAGAGACGCAGGCTGAGGCAGAACTTCCCGAAAATCTAAAAATTATGGCAAAGACCTATCGGGCGGCAGCCAAAAAAGGCGATGTGATTGCCCAATATGAGCTGGGAAAGCTGTATTTCCAAGGCAAAGGTGTTCATCAGAATGTCCGCATGTCGGCCACCTGGTGGAAAAAGGCAGCGGATAAAAACTACCTGCCTGCGGTTATTGCTCTTGGGAAACTCTATGCGCATGACCATAAGGATGTGTTGGAGGAGGACAATCTGCCAGGGCCAAAGGTAGGTATGAAATCCAACTCCAAAATGGCGTTTAAATTCTACCAAAATGCAGCGGATTTGGGTGATGCTGAAGGGGAAAATCTTGTCGCTGTGGCTTTTTCTGAAGGCAGAGGCACTCGGAAAGATATGAAAGAAGCGGTGAAATATTGGAAAAAAGCCGCTGAAAAAGGCCAAAAAGACGCAATGAAAAGTCTTATCAAAGCCTATCAATCTGGCAAAGGCATCAAAAAAGATTCTGAAAAAGCCGCTTATTGGCAGAAAAAGCTCGATCATGGTGATAAAGGCCAAAAAGACGACGACTGA
- a CDS encoding sel1 repeat family protein produces MKYFLELSEEERAQIAKHFDLAKQVLAGEDLDDQALDYSAQGEIAFFVGEFYKRGQFTEIDEEKAVFFYQKGASLRNREAQNRLGEAYRFGEGITQNDALAVEWWCKASFQRCREAALSLDRLESRTENPGQLEEKGWWRRAVFSGDVEAKLIYGNACFFGSEAYEIPKNEEMAIAWWEKAANQGSARALYRLGDAWMRGRGVPKDTAKAQEFYQLSASLNDPLGKDKCEAFEWQFRVKKRGGGD; encoded by the coding sequence ATGAAATATTTTTTAGAATTGAGTGAAGAAGAGCGTGCGCAAATTGCCAAACATTTCGATTTGGCAAAACAAGTGCTGGCAGGTGAGGATTTAGATGATCAGGCGCTAGATTACAGCGCCCAAGGGGAAATCGCCTTTTTTGTGGGGGAATTTTACAAAAGAGGCCAGTTTACCGAAATTGATGAGGAAAAAGCGGTTTTCTTTTACCAAAAAGGGGCTTCCCTGCGAAATAGAGAGGCGCAAAACCGCCTCGGCGAAGCTTATCGTTTTGGCGAAGGCATTACGCAAAATGATGCGCTGGCGGTGGAATGGTGGTGCAAAGCCTCCTTTCAACGCTGCCGAGAGGCCGCACTTTCGCTCGACAGGTTGGAAAGCCGTACCGAAAATCCGGGTCAGCTAGAGGAAAAAGGCTGGTGGCGCAGGGCTGTTTTTTCAGGCGATGTGGAGGCCAAACTGATCTATGGCAATGCGTGCTTTTTCGGGAGCGAAGCCTATGAAATTCCTAAAAATGAGGAAATGGCCATTGCATGGTGGGAAAAAGCCGCCAATCAAGGCAGCGCAAGGGCCTTATACCGCCTCGGCGATGCTTGGATGCGGGGACGTGGCGTGCCCAAAGATACCGCAAAAGCGCAAGAATTTTACCAGCTTTCCGCTTCGCTGAATGATCCGTTAGGGAAAGATAAATGCGAGGCGTTTGAATGGCAATTCCGTGTCAAAAAACGTGGCGGTGGGGATTAA
- a CDS encoding MFS transporter — protein MVVWVLSLIGFYFTLQKRDNILARGQYAYISADDCENIKDLEGKIIDGTVKSWAAGKALKPCIIFLDNVVIPACLASALLIAIVFAIYLLVSSFTGLDVNFCNDKLTILLEIGKSFVLPLVSTIFGALFSFWRMRQRYFRLRNNLVCIDDIERANKLNPQDILHLAADLRDNNNCKVALILNDDLFCDEDGQLKLEKSAAWKVALEKGSDRHFCLKLSAEDAVRLALGEIVVGEDYRKDRLRCYVVSLEINNIRVILRLYNDFSRFRERLEKEKKIQLGPELWDDLVFLIVVTGYIKYFHPEKIAEAEKVDAEAQERKRENSLESSKQPLKSKVEAGRVASNDLEEEQKSEAEILTGLVTKEVEKQIQIFRQVLTMQLGLLLHTSWMVSYHLMLERF, from the coding sequence TTGGTCGTTTGGGTACTGTCTTTGATAGGATTTTATTTTACTTTGCAGAAAAGAGATAACATTTTAGCACGTGGGCAGTATGCTTATATTTCTGCTGATGATTGTGAAAATATAAAAGATTTAGAAGGTAAAATTATTGATGGGACTGTAAAAAGTTGGGCTGCGGGAAAGGCTCTAAAACCATGTATAATATTTCTTGACAATGTTGTTATTCCAGCATGTTTGGCCTCAGCTCTTTTGATAGCAATTGTTTTTGCTATTTATTTACTGGTTTCGTCTTTTACAGGTTTGGATGTAAATTTTTGTAATGATAAATTAACTATTCTTTTGGAAATTGGTAAGAGTTTTGTCCTTCCTCTTGTTTCTACTATTTTTGGAGCCCTATTTAGTTTTTGGAGAATGCGACAAAGGTATTTTCGTCTAAGAAATAATCTTGTTTGTATTGATGATATTGAGAGAGCAAATAAGTTAAATCCTCAAGATATTCTTCATCTAGCTGCTGATTTACGGGATAATAATAATTGTAAAGTCGCTTTGATTTTAAATGATGATCTTTTTTGTGATGAGGATGGGCAGTTAAAGCTAGAAAAATCAGCCGCTTGGAAAGTCGCTTTAGAAAAAGGATCGGATCGCCATTTTTGCTTAAAGCTAAGTGCAGAAGATGCTGTACGACTTGCCTTAGGTGAGATAGTTGTAGGGGAGGATTATAGAAAAGATCGGTTGCGTTGTTATGTTGTCAGTTTAGAAATCAATAATATCCGAGTGATTCTGCGACTTTATAATGATTTTAGTCGTTTTAGAGAACGTTTAGAAAAAGAAAAAAAGATTCAATTAGGTCCAGAATTATGGGACGACCTTGTTTTCCTTATAGTTGTTACAGGATACATCAAATATTTTCACCCTGAAAAAATAGCGGAGGCTGAAAAAGTTGATGCCGAAGCTCAAGAAAGGAAACGGGAAAATTCATTAGAGAGTTCTAAGCAGCCACTAAAATCTAAAGTTGAGGCGGGAAGAGTTGCTTCCAACGATCTGGAAGAAGAACAGAAATCCGAAGCTGAGATTTTGACAGGGCTTGTTACAAAAGAAGTTGAAAAACAAATACAGATTTTTCGACAAGTTCTTACGATGCAATTGGGATTATTGTTACATACGTCTTGGATGGTGTCTTACCATCTGATGCTAGAGAGATTTTAA
- a CDS encoding Na+/H+ antiporter NhaA, whose protein sequence is MLFYPLTQIKRLAVTEEMILGFAVLLGIILASSPWSQDFSHFLTYQPVSFFPLTVRSWLNEGLLAFFFAVLGVELRADFEVGPLRDWRKALYPLTAAIGALLLPALITVLCVFFAPNADSGLHGWAIPVASAPVLTLPLLAMINYIPTSVKSFVRAVLVFDDLFAVTILICFYGSTPNFLWLGGAGLLAFAMYLIGHYARQKPAIKRHILGIMMPITLMLWIALCKAGTPASMAGLIVGLTMPHRSGHTMMRTFSNPVAWLILPLFAVCNTSIDVRVITPAFFETSAFLGPLLGFLIGKPLGIFGGIFICEKAGLKTPWKDGYCHWLIGAVMSCAIGFTVSLLLTQLAYGEKLYQMQAQTGIAVASIIATALTLYFLKRSDKWVEKRKAAKYIPIAKHGKH, encoded by the coding sequence TTGCTTTTCTATCCTTTAACACAAATTAAGCGTTTAGCCGTTACCGAAGAAATGATCCTCGGATTTGCGGTGCTTTTAGGCATTATTCTGGCCTCCTCCCCCTGGAGTCAGGATTTTTCCCATTTTTTAACCTATCAGCCCGTCTCCTTTTTTCCTCTCACGGTCAGGTCTTGGCTCAATGAAGGGCTCTTAGCCTTCTTTTTCGCTGTTTTAGGGGTGGAATTACGTGCGGATTTCGAGGTCGGGCCTCTCCGAGACTGGCGCAAAGCCCTCTATCCCCTCACAGCCGCCATTGGCGCACTTCTCCTGCCTGCCTTGATTACGGTTCTCTGCGTTTTCTTTGCGCCTAACGCTGACTCTGGCCTGCATGGCTGGGCCATTCCTGTTGCCAGTGCGCCTGTTCTCACCCTGCCGCTTTTGGCAATGATCAATTATATCCCGACCAGCGTGAAAAGCTTTGTCCGTGCGGTGCTGGTCTTTGACGATCTTTTTGCGGTGACAATCCTCATCTGTTTTTACGGCAGCACACCGAATTTCCTTTGGCTGGGCGGTGCAGGGCTTCTCGCCTTTGCCATGTATTTGATTGGCCATTATGCCAGGCAAAAACCAGCCATTAAACGCCATATTCTCGGCATTATGATGCCGATTACCCTAATGCTCTGGATTGCCTTATGTAAGGCAGGAACGCCAGCCTCTATGGCAGGATTGATTGTCGGGCTCACTATGCCCCACCGTTCTGGCCATACGATGATGCGGACCTTTTCCAATCCCGTGGCGTGGCTAATTTTACCGCTTTTTGCGGTGTGCAATACCAGCATTGATGTGCGGGTAATTACCCCTGCTTTTTTTGAGACTTCTGCCTTTTTAGGGCCGCTTTTGGGCTTTCTGATTGGTAAACCGCTTGGGATTTTTGGCGGTATTTTTATTTGTGAAAAAGCAGGCCTTAAAACCCCGTGGAAAGACGGCTACTGCCATTGGCTGATTGGGGCTGTGATGAGCTGTGCGATTGGCTTTACGGTCTCTTTGCTTTTGACCCAGCTGGCTTACGGCGAAAAACTCTACCAAATGCAGGCACAAACAGGTATTGCTGTTGCATCTATCATTGCCACAGCCCTAACGCTCTATTTTCTCAAACGTTCTGATAAATGGGTTGAAAAGCGCAAAGCCGCCAAATATATCCCCATTGCCAAGCACGGCAAACACTGA
- a CDS encoding Fic family protein, protein MVLSSFDTSDAVSYHYDGFPPPSLKLELFYQSLLEATEAVARYDQALKNLPNSEILLAPLRSQEAVVSSRIEGTIATLEELVRYEAEQEDEDQPDLSHARNDVLEVALYAQSLRRAQEKLRENVPLSPYTVREIHANLLRFGRGHEKTPGQFKTEQNYIGERLGRKISFIPISPEQLPPAMDRLFDYLNQPDLLALVKITVAHLEFEALHPFKDGNGRVGRMLIPLLLWKEKIITQPHFYISAYFEQHKEEYLERMRAVSREGAWEKWLSFFLNGMAVQARHNLKKAEEMAALYESYKLKFRQVLNSAQGTEMLDFLFTRPIFQGKQAAGKFGISTSNRFRTKLLEAGILSEIKPPAGRRSGIYRFDALLALASSEKL, encoded by the coding sequence ATGGTTTTAAGTTCTTTTGATACCTCAGACGCTGTTTCCTATCATTATGATGGTTTTCCACCGCCTTCGTTAAAGCTGGAATTGTTTTATCAATCGCTTCTTGAGGCGACAGAGGCCGTTGCCCGTTATGATCAGGCTTTAAAAAATCTTCCGAATAGTGAAATTTTGCTTGCACCGTTGCGTAGTCAAGAGGCCGTTGTCTCTTCGAGAATTGAGGGAACAATTGCGACACTGGAAGAGCTGGTTCGTTATGAGGCGGAGCAGGAAGATGAGGATCAGCCAGATTTATCTCATGCGCGCAATGATGTTTTAGAAGTGGCACTTTACGCCCAGTCTTTGCGTAGAGCGCAGGAAAAACTTAGGGAGAATGTACCTCTTTCACCTTATACTGTTCGAGAAATTCATGCCAATCTTTTACGTTTCGGCAGGGGGCACGAAAAAACACCTGGCCAATTTAAGACAGAACAAAATTATATTGGGGAGCGACTAGGGCGTAAAATTTCTTTTATTCCCATTTCACCGGAACAATTACCGCCTGCAATGGATCGTTTGTTTGATTATCTTAACCAACCTGACCTTTTAGCATTGGTTAAAATTACGGTGGCGCATTTGGAGTTTGAAGCGCTCCACCCGTTTAAGGATGGCAATGGCAGGGTTGGACGGATGTTAATCCCGCTTCTTTTATGGAAAGAGAAAATCATTACGCAACCTCATTTTTATATTTCGGCTTATTTTGAGCAACATAAAGAGGAATATTTAGAAAGAATGCGGGCGGTCTCACGTGAGGGGGCGTGGGAGAAATGGCTCTCTTTTTTCCTCAATGGAATGGCGGTTCAGGCACGACATAATTTGAAAAAGGCCGAAGAAATGGCAGCGCTTTACGAAAGTTATAAGCTGAAATTTCGGCAGGTGCTAAATTCTGCACAAGGGACAGAAATGCTCGATTTTCTTTTTACCCGTCCAATTTTTCAAGGAAAGCAGGCTGCTGGTAAATTTGGAATTTCCACGTCTAATCGGTTTCGTACAAAATTGCTGGAGGCAGGGATTCTTTCTGAAATTAAGCCCCCTGCTGGCAGACGTTCTGGCATTTATCGTTTTGATGCGCTGCTTGCCTTGGCATCTTCAGAGAAGTTGTAA
- a CDS encoding NgoFVII family restriction endonuclease has product MFFDKQSLSEKKNYEVFLRLIGSLSNLFSDSSIPALYYRAAENIFCRAFSAENLSRGDIAVDAKKLKLGIGLKTFLEKNSKSFEKVAEFNAARRLYTGLPPEELIRKVAELRNDRIQLAIDAEGLDGAIYHCVLRSEKKFKIFEENMDLIDLNTINHIVPTSGSIKFRDKSHEYTFNRSKSTLLKRFKTQKVLYEFDVEILDDPLKDLMSLLAQSTPQNNFSRIIDTVYLPLYGDGRKQQKGQKVVFEKSGLNQWNARGRTRDANECYIPVPQEVHDFKPDFFPPKTTHFKLKLPNGVTLKVKLCQGSKQGKALMSDPNQDLGKWLLRDVLKVQEGELVNYQMLECLDIDCVRIDKIDESHFEMNFSKVGRYEEFIESLECM; this is encoded by the coding sequence ATGTTCTTTGATAAGCAAAGCCTCAGCGAGAAAAAAAACTATGAAGTTTTTTTAAGATTGATAGGTTCGCTTTCTAATCTTTTTTCTGATTCTTCTATTCCTGCACTTTATTATCGGGCGGCTGAAAATATCTTTTGCAGGGCATTTAGTGCAGAAAACCTCTCTCGTGGTGATATCGCTGTTGATGCTAAGAAGCTTAAACTTGGTATTGGACTAAAAACTTTCTTAGAGAAAAATAGTAAATCTTTTGAAAAAGTCGCTGAATTTAATGCGGCTCGAAGACTTTATACAGGATTACCGCCAGAAGAACTTATCCGCAAAGTTGCAGAATTGCGAAATGATCGTATTCAATTAGCCATAGATGCTGAAGGATTGGATGGGGCGATTTATCATTGCGTTCTTAGATCAGAGAAAAAGTTTAAGATATTTGAAGAAAATATGGATTTGATTGATTTAAACACGATCAACCATATTGTTCCTACAAGTGGTAGTATCAAGTTCAGAGATAAAAGCCATGAATATACTTTTAATCGTTCTAAAAGTACGCTTCTGAAAAGGTTTAAGACTCAAAAAGTTCTTTATGAGTTTGATGTTGAGATTTTAGACGATCCTTTAAAGGATTTGATGTCTCTTTTGGCTCAAAGCACACCTCAGAATAATTTTAGCAGAATTATAGATACAGTTTATTTGCCTTTATATGGCGATGGACGAAAACAGCAGAAAGGACAAAAAGTTGTTTTTGAGAAAAGTGGTTTAAATCAATGGAATGCGAGAGGCAGGACGAGAGATGCGAATGAATGTTATATTCCTGTCCCACAAGAAGTTCACGATTTTAAGCCAGATTTTTTCCCACCAAAAACGACTCATTTTAAATTGAAATTGCCAAATGGCGTTACGTTGAAAGTAAAGTTATGCCAAGGCAGTAAACAGGGCAAAGCGCTAATGTCTGATCCTAATCAAGATTTAGGAAAATGGTTACTCCGAGATGTTTTAAAAGTGCAAGAAGGAGAACTCGTCAATTATCAAATGTTAGAATGTTTAGATATAGACTGCGTTCGAATAGATAAAATTGATGAAAGCCATTTTGAGATGAATTTCTCTAAAGTAGGTCGGTATGAGGAATTTATAGAAAGTTTAGAGTGTATGTAA
- a CDS encoding NAD(P)-dependent oxidoreductase yields the protein MPHKMLHFTDTPRELPPKRPAAHRKQDFEEIYEGFSRKAGEVQASRCSQCGVPFCTMGCPLGNDIPDWLYLTASNRLKEAYQVSSQTNSFPEICGRICPQDRLCEGNCVVRPGFKAVTIGAIERFITENAFEKGWVAPRLPSQERSQSVGIIGAGPAGLACAEKLRAFGYQVSLYDRHPQGGGLLMYGIPGFKLEKSIVKRRLDLLKAQGVHCSFNTEIGAQSGQKPLEELRQTHDALFIATGVYKNRTLSVEGAELKNILPALDYLIAAHAPKEDAHAENACQIEGKNVLIIGGGDTAMDCARSAIRQKAKSVTCLYRRDRDNMPGSAQEVLNAEEEGVCFEFLAAPESFQANEKGDVKEAVFRKMRFATNSHQKESRREIEPTETTFTLPADIVICALGFSPEDLPALWQTDKLHTHKDKRLAVTQHQTSLDGVFAGGDIVRGASLAVWAIKDGRDAAEEIHHYLQNLSTPEKASPQNTVLEGEDSHA from the coding sequence ATGCCTCATAAAATGCTTCATTTTACCGATACGCCCCGTGAACTGCCCCCCAAACGGCCAGCCGCACACCGCAAACAGGATTTTGAAGAAATTTACGAAGGTTTTTCACGCAAAGCAGGCGAAGTGCAGGCCTCACGCTGTTCCCAATGCGGTGTGCCTTTTTGCACGATGGGCTGCCCTTTAGGCAATGATATTCCAGACTGGCTGTATCTCACCGCCTCTAACCGCCTCAAGGAAGCCTATCAAGTCTCTTCTCAAACCAACAGTTTTCCTGAAATTTGCGGACGTATCTGCCCCCAAGACCGGCTTTGCGAAGGGAATTGTGTTGTCAGGCCGGGTTTTAAAGCCGTCACGATTGGGGCGATTGAGCGCTTTATCACCGAAAACGCTTTTGAAAAAGGCTGGGTTGCGCCACGCCTGCCAAGCCAAGAACGCTCGCAATCTGTTGGCATCATCGGGGCTGGCCCTGCTGGCCTAGCCTGTGCCGAAAAGCTCCGTGCCTTTGGCTATCAGGTCTCTCTCTATGACCGCCACCCTCAAGGGGGCGGTTTGCTCATGTATGGCATTCCGGGATTTAAACTTGAAAAATCCATTGTTAAACGCCGTCTTGACCTGCTCAAAGCACAAGGGGTTCACTGTTCTTTCAACACCGAAATTGGGGCGCAATCAGGCCAAAAACCACTCGAAGAGTTACGCCAGACACATGATGCGCTTTTCATTGCCACAGGTGTCTATAAAAACCGTACGCTTTCTGTCGAAGGCGCTGAACTTAAAAATATCCTGCCAGCCTTAGACTATCTCATTGCGGCCCATGCGCCCAAAGAAGACGCTCACGCCGAGAATGCCTGCCAGATTGAAGGCAAAAATGTCCTCATTATTGGCGGAGGCGATACCGCTATGGATTGTGCGAGATCGGCAATCCGTCAAAAGGCGAAATCCGTGACCTGCCTCTATCGCCGTGATCGGGACAATATGCCAGGATCTGCGCAAGAAGTCCTCAATGCAGAGGAAGAAGGCGTTTGTTTTGAATTCCTTGCCGCCCCTGAATCTTTCCAAGCGAATGAAAAAGGCGACGTCAAAGAAGCCGTTTTTCGCAAAATGCGTTTCGCCACAAATTCCCATCAAAAAGAATCACGGCGTGAAATTGAGCCAACCGAAACGACTTTCACCCTGCCTGCGGACATTGTGATTTGCGCCCTTGGCTTCTCACCAGAAGACCTCCCTGCGCTCTGGCAGACCGACAAATTACACACCCATAAGGATAAGCGGCTTGCGGTCACACAGCATCAAACAAGCCTTGATGGGGTTTTTGCAGGGGGCGATATTGTTCGGGGTGCTTCCCTCGCCGTCTGGGCGATTAAAGACGGTCGGGACGCTGCGGAAGAAATCCATCACTATCTCCAAAATTTAAGTACACCCGAAAAAGCCTCCCCTCAAAACACTGTCCTTGAGGGAGAAGACTCCCATGCCTAA